In the Acidobacteriota bacterium genome, one interval contains:
- the pgeF gene encoding peptidoglycan editing factor PgeF, translated as MPFPQPNGSFAWTQEPWGAALRCVPMLALAPHLFTSRAVGAARDPADPAVAHVAASLGLTPAGIVQVHQVHGCQVLAVRRGAAAPSGVEGDVLVSDDPGRAVGVRVADCAPILIADRTGRAVAAVHAGWRGTAARAAVAAVAALQRVFGSDPADLVVAIGPLIRACCYEVGPLVREAFAGRQAAGWFSPGRGDRLQFDVAAANRDQLASAGVPRDQIHDSGLCTACRLDAFYSYRKEGPEAGRMMGAIRPRAPLHPSRD; from the coding sequence ATGCCGTTCCCCCAGCCTAATGGCTCGTTTGCCTGGACGCAAGAACCGTGGGGCGCGGCGCTCCGGTGCGTGCCGATGCTGGCGCTCGCCCCGCACCTGTTCACCTCGCGCGCCGTCGGCGCCGCGCGCGATCCCGCCGATCCCGCCGTCGCGCATGTGGCCGCGTCGCTCGGCTTGACGCCCGCGGGGATCGTGCAGGTGCACCAGGTGCACGGCTGCCAGGTGCTGGCCGTTCGCCGCGGGGCCGCGGCGCCCTCCGGCGTCGAAGGGGATGTGCTGGTGAGCGACGATCCCGGCCGGGCCGTCGGCGTGCGGGTAGCGGACTGCGCGCCGATCCTCATCGCCGACCGGACGGGCCGTGCGGTCGCGGCCGTGCACGCGGGGTGGCGCGGCACGGCGGCGCGCGCCGCGGTCGCGGCGGTCGCCGCTCTCCAGCGCGTGTTCGGGTCGGATCCGGCGGACCTGGTCGTCGCGATCGGGCCGCTCATCCGCGCGTGCTGCTACGAGGTTGGACCATTGGTGCGCGAGGCGTTCGCCGGCAGGCAGGCGGCGGGGTGGTTTTCACCGGGGCGAGGCGATCGCCTGCAGTTTGATGTCGCCGCGGCGAATCGCGATCAACTCGCGTCGGCAGGCGTGCCGCGCGACCAGATCCACGACAGCGGGCTCTGCACGGCCTGCCGCCTCGATGCGTTCTACTCCTACCGGAAGGAAGGCCCGGAGGCGGGCCGCATGATGGGCGCTATCCGGCCGCGCGCTCCGCTTCATCCATCCCGAGATTAG
- the ftsW gene encoding putative lipid II flippase FtsW → MARKLKTDKLLFLATLLLVCASVVMVYSASAVLAMDRYHQPYLFLAKQLTWAVLGLFLFFVVMRIDYHNYKQPVVIWSMLVVVGMALVAVLFSREINGTRRWFGVGGIGVQPSELAKIAIVLFTAAILERRMDRVEEISYSLLPIGIAVTAVTGLILLQPDFGTAVSLVGIVAVMIFAAGLPYRYLFGLALVGLPTAALILWSAEYRRRRLLSFLNPWDDPLGDGFQVIQSLIAVGTGGLFGRGLMGGVQKLFYLPEPHTDFIYAVISEELGLIGATAILVCFCIITWRGLRTALRAPDRFGAFLALGLTMMVAIQAFINMSVVLGLMPTKGIPLPLVSAGGSSLLISLVGMGMLVNVSQHASMPPADA, encoded by the coding sequence ATGGCGCGAAAACTGAAAACCGACAAGCTGCTCTTTCTCGCCACGCTGCTGCTCGTCTGCGCGAGCGTCGTCATGGTGTACAGCGCGTCCGCCGTCCTGGCGATGGATCGCTATCACCAGCCCTATCTGTTCCTGGCCAAGCAGCTCACGTGGGCGGTGCTGGGGCTGTTCCTGTTCTTCGTGGTGATGCGCATCGACTATCACAACTACAAGCAGCCTGTCGTGATCTGGTCGATGCTCGTGGTGGTCGGCATGGCGCTCGTGGCGGTGTTGTTCAGCCGCGAGATCAACGGCACGCGCCGCTGGTTCGGCGTGGGCGGCATCGGCGTGCAGCCGTCGGAGCTCGCCAAGATCGCGATCGTGCTCTTCACGGCCGCGATCCTCGAACGCCGGATGGATCGCGTCGAGGAGATTTCCTATTCGCTGCTGCCGATTGGCATCGCGGTGACGGCGGTCACCGGGCTGATCCTGCTGCAGCCCGATTTCGGCACGGCGGTATCGCTCGTGGGCATCGTCGCGGTGATGATCTTCGCGGCAGGGCTCCCGTATCGGTACCTGTTCGGCCTCGCGCTCGTGGGGCTGCCGACCGCGGCATTGATCCTGTGGAGCGCCGAGTACCGGCGCCGGCGGCTGCTCTCCTTCCTGAATCCCTGGGACGATCCGCTCGGCGACGGCTTCCAGGTGATCCAGTCGCTGATCGCGGTGGGCACCGGCGGGCTGTTCGGGCGCGGGCTGATGGGCGGGGTGCAGAAGCTGTTCTACCTCCCGGAGCCCCACACCGACTTCATCTACGCGGTGATCTCGGAGGAGCTGGGTCTGATCGGCGCGACGGCGATCCTCGTCTGCTTCTGCATCATCACGTGGCGCGGGCTGCGGACGGCGCTTCGCGCCCCCGATCGCTTCGGCGCGTTCCTGGCGCTCGGGCTCACGATGATGGTCGCCATCCAGGCCTTCATCAACATGAGCGTCGTGCTTGGCCTGATGCCGACCAAGGGGATCCCGCTGCCGCTGGTGAGCGCCGGCGGGTCGTCGCTGCTGATCAGTCTCGTCGGCATGGGCATGCTCGTGAACGTCTCGCAGCATGCGTCGATGCCGCCGGCGGATGCGTGA
- the acpS gene encoding holo-ACP synthase, with amino-acid sequence MDRSDGITGITIVGLGIDATDIPRVRETYQKYGGRFLRRVFTDEEIAYCLRRRDPVPHLAGRFAAKEAGMKAIGTGHTRGVLWRDVEVLRGGGPPQLRFHGAAARHAQALGMTRSLLTITHSEMLAFAQVILVGA; translated from the coding sequence ATGGATCGCTCGGACGGCATCACAGGCATCACGATCGTGGGACTCGGCATCGACGCGACCGATATCCCGCGTGTCAGGGAAACGTATCAGAAATACGGCGGCCGTTTCCTCCGCCGGGTGTTCACGGACGAGGAAATCGCGTACTGCCTCCGGCGGCGGGACCCTGTGCCGCACCTTGCCGGCCGCTTTGCCGCCAAGGAGGCGGGCATGAAAGCGATCGGAACCGGCCATACGCGCGGCGTGCTGTGGCGGGACGTGGAGGTCCTGCGCGGCGGCGGCCCCCCGCAACTGAGGTTCCACGGCGCCGCGGCCCGGCACGCGCAGGCACTGGGCATGACCCGCTCCCTTCTCACCATTACGCATTCGGAAATGCTGGCCTTCGCGCAGGTGATCCTGGTCGGCGCCTGA
- a CDS encoding radical SAM protein encodes MKSWELRERAREVLAREVGFVQKPHGGRLRVALAFPNTYWVGMSNLGLQTLYKLFNALDDVVCERVFLPPKQELQAQLAAGAGLVTLESQTPVSDFDVFAFSVSFEWDYTNVLSMLRLAGMPVYAAERAERHPLVVIGGAVTFVNPEPLAPFADVIAAGEGEALVPVLARVMAAANTRDHQLRALAAESGFYIPSFYDVQYGGDGIVDAFVPRPGTGAPPVVRKAAVKTTETLDPPSTVIFTPDTEFGSRFLVEVVRGCANLCRFCWAGYNYLPVRPFPTDRILALAKAARPHAGRAGLVSIALCDHPDIEVILRSLHEMGYSISPASLRLDDLTPEIVGLLKASGEKSLTIAPETGSDRLRRVINKTVTNAEILDKADLIFRSGIDNLKLYFMIGLPTETDEDLEAIRDLTVRMRDIMVSHARPRGHIGRIVGSVNPLIPKPGTAYQWVPLEDAASIDRKTKRLKTLLADIDNVYFTVKSERHSYYQALLSLGDRRVAPAIAAAERNGGQWRAAVAEVGLKADAYLFRDRSRDRVLPWHIIDGGMKEGFFRAEWQKALDAEWTLPPKRQQENTKFLPVLG; translated from the coding sequence ATGAAGTCCTGGGAGCTGCGCGAGCGCGCTCGAGAAGTCCTGGCGCGCGAGGTCGGTTTCGTCCAGAAACCGCACGGCGGCCGTCTGCGCGTCGCGCTCGCATTTCCCAACACGTACTGGGTCGGCATGTCCAACCTGGGCCTGCAGACGCTCTACAAGCTCTTCAACGCCCTCGACGACGTGGTGTGCGAGCGCGTGTTCCTGCCACCGAAGCAGGAACTGCAGGCACAGCTGGCCGCCGGCGCGGGGCTCGTCACGCTCGAGTCGCAGACACCGGTGTCGGACTTCGACGTCTTCGCCTTTTCCGTCTCCTTCGAGTGGGACTACACGAACGTTCTCTCGATGCTGCGGCTCGCCGGCATGCCGGTCTACGCCGCCGAGCGGGCCGAGCGCCACCCGCTCGTGGTCATCGGCGGGGCCGTGACGTTCGTGAACCCGGAGCCGCTCGCGCCCTTTGCGGACGTGATTGCCGCGGGCGAGGGGGAGGCGCTCGTTCCCGTCCTCGCCCGCGTGATGGCGGCCGCGAACACCCGCGACCACCAGCTTCGTGCCCTTGCCGCCGAGAGCGGCTTCTACATCCCCTCGTTCTACGACGTGCAGTACGGCGGCGACGGCATCGTTGACGCGTTCGTGCCACGCCCGGGCACTGGCGCACCTCCCGTCGTCAGGAAAGCGGCGGTGAAGACAACCGAGACGCTCGATCCCCCTAGCACCGTCATCTTCACGCCCGACACCGAGTTCGGCTCGCGCTTTCTCGTCGAGGTCGTGCGGGGCTGCGCAAACCTGTGCCGCTTCTGCTGGGCCGGCTACAACTACCTGCCGGTCCGTCCGTTTCCCACCGACCGGATCCTCGCGCTCGCGAAGGCCGCACGACCGCACGCGGGCCGGGCCGGGCTCGTGTCAATCGCGCTGTGCGATCATCCCGACATCGAAGTCATCCTCCGGTCGCTCCACGAGATGGGCTACTCGATCAGCCCTGCCTCGCTGCGGCTCGACGACCTCACGCCCGAGATCGTCGGGCTGCTGAAGGCGAGCGGCGAGAAATCGCTGACGATCGCGCCCGAGACGGGCTCCGATCGACTGCGCCGCGTGATCAACAAGACCGTCACGAACGCGGAGATCCTGGACAAAGCCGACCTGATCTTCCGAAGCGGCATCGACAACCTGAAGCTCTATTTCATGATCGGGTTGCCGACCGAGACGGACGAGGACCTCGAGGCGATCCGCGACCTGACCGTCCGGATGCGCGACATCATGGTGTCGCACGCCCGGCCGCGCGGCCACATCGGCCGCATCGTGGGCAGCGTGAACCCCCTGATTCCAAAGCCGGGGACCGCCTACCAGTGGGTCCCGCTCGAAGACGCCGCGTCCATCGACCGCAAGACGAAGCGGCTCAAGACGCTGTTGGCCGACATCGACAACGTGTACTTCACCGTCAAGTCGGAGCGGCATTCGTACTACCAGGCGCTGCTCTCGCTCGGCGATCGCCGGGTCGCTCCCGCGATCGCCGCCGCCGAACGCAACGGCGGACAGTGGCGCGCGGCGGTGGCCGAGGTCGGACTCAAGGCCGATGCCTACCTGTTCCGCGACCGCTCGCGCGATCGCGTCCTGCCGTGGCACATCATCGACGGCGGCATGAAAGAAGGATTTTTTCGCGCCGAGTGGCAGAAAGCACTCGACGCGGAATGGACCCTTCCTCCAAAGCGGCAGCAGGAGAACACGAAGTTCCTGCCGGTGCTTGGTTAG
- a CDS encoding reverse transcriptase-like protein produces the protein MLIAYIDGGARGNPGPAGYGARIEDASGQVVAELHGGLGVATNNVAEYNGLLAALRYAAERGEREVQIRADSELLVKQMRGEYRVKHAGLKPLFLEACSLVRRIGHVTFTHVPRAQNKEADRLSNLGMDEAERAAG, from the coding sequence ATGCTCATCGCCTATATCGACGGCGGCGCCCGCGGAAATCCCGGGCCCGCCGGCTACGGCGCGCGCATCGAGGATGCGAGCGGGCAGGTTGTCGCCGAGCTGCACGGCGGCCTGGGCGTCGCCACCAACAACGTCGCCGAGTACAACGGCTTGCTGGCCGCGCTGCGTTACGCCGCCGAGCGCGGCGAGCGTGAGGTGCAGATCCGCGCCGACTCCGAGCTGCTGGTCAAGCAGATGCGCGGCGAGTACCGCGTCAAGCACGCCGGCCTGAAGCCGCTGTTCCTCGAGGCGTGCTCGCTCGTCCGCCGCATCGGGCACGTCACCTTCACCCACGTGCCGCGGGCGCAGAACAAGGAAGCCGACCGCCTGTCTAATCTCGGGATGGATGAAGCGGAGCGCGCGGCCGGATAG
- a CDS encoding UDP-N-acetylmuramate--L-alanine ligase — protein sequence MLGQTKRIHFVGIGGIGMSGIAELLVNLGYEVSGSDAKRSEITDRLARLGVTVQVGHAAHQVGAADVVVTSSAIAPDNPEVAAARVRGIPVIPRAEMLAELMRLQRGIAVAGAHGKTTTTSMIALVLERAGMDPTAVIGGRLSAFGSNAKLGRGAYIVAEADESDRSFLRLSPSIAVITNLDREHMETYGTFEEIQRAFAEFANNVPFDGLVVACADDRALAAILPAISRPLVTYALNTDADMTASDAVLSPFASVSRVWLRRGGSREALGDLTLSVPGRHNILNALAAVAVGLEVKVPFDRIASALAEFHGAERRFQKLGEARGVLVVDDYGHHPTEIAAVIAAARTLRRRIVAVFQPHRYSRTQQLMAEFGPAFAGAEEVVLTDIYSAGEPPIPDVTIDALASAMRRGASARLHVVPALEELPARVAALARDGDVVLTLGAGSIGTVGPRILQELER from the coding sequence ATGTTAGGCCAGACGAAGCGCATTCACTTCGTCGGCATCGGTGGCATCGGGATGAGCGGGATCGCGGAGCTGCTCGTGAACCTCGGCTACGAGGTCAGCGGCTCGGACGCGAAACGCTCGGAGATCACCGACCGCCTCGCCAGGCTCGGCGTGACGGTGCAGGTGGGGCACGCCGCGCACCAGGTGGGCGCGGCCGACGTCGTGGTGACCTCCTCCGCCATCGCGCCGGACAACCCGGAGGTGGCGGCCGCGCGCGTGCGCGGCATCCCCGTGATCCCGCGCGCCGAGATGCTCGCCGAGCTGATGCGGCTGCAGCGCGGCATCGCCGTCGCGGGGGCGCACGGCAAGACGACGACGACCTCGATGATTGCGCTGGTGCTCGAGCGCGCAGGCATGGACCCGACCGCGGTGATTGGCGGCCGCCTCAGCGCCTTCGGCAGCAACGCGAAGCTCGGGCGCGGCGCGTACATCGTGGCGGAAGCCGACGAGAGCGACAGGTCGTTCCTGCGCCTGTCTCCCTCGATCGCGGTCATCACGAACCTGGACCGGGAGCACATGGAGACGTACGGCACGTTCGAGGAGATCCAGCGGGCGTTCGCGGAGTTCGCGAACAACGTGCCGTTCGACGGCCTCGTCGTGGCCTGCGCGGATGACCGCGCGCTCGCCGCCATCCTGCCGGCGATCAGCCGGCCGCTCGTGACCTACGCGCTGAATACCGACGCGGACATGACCGCGAGCGACGCCGTGCTGTCGCCGTTTGCCTCCGTCAGCCGCGTGTGGCTGCGCCGGGGCGGCTCGCGCGAGGCGCTGGGGGACCTGACCTTATCGGTGCCGGGGCGTCACAACATCCTGAACGCGCTGGCGGCGGTGGCCGTGGGGCTCGAGGTCAAGGTCCCGTTCGACCGCATTGCGAGCGCGCTTGCGGAGTTCCACGGAGCCGAGCGTCGCTTCCAGAAGCTTGGCGAAGCGCGCGGGGTGCTGGTCGTGGACGACTACGGGCACCACCCGACGGAGATTGCCGCGGTCATCGCGGCGGCCCGCACATTGCGGCGACGAATCGTGGCCGTGTTCCAGCCGCACCGCTATTCGCGGACGCAGCAACTGATGGCGGAGTTCGGGCCGGCGTTCGCAGGGGCCGAAGAGGTCGTGCTGACCGACATCTACTCCGCCGGCGAGCCGCCGATTCCGGACGTCACGATCGACGCGCTCGCCAGCGCCATGCGGCGCGGCGCCAGCGCGCGATTGCACGTCGTCCCCGCGCTCGAGGAGCTGCCCGCGCGCGTCGCGGCGCTCGCGCGCGACGGCGACGTCGTCCTGACGCTTGGCGCGGGATCGATTGGCACGGTTGGGCCGCGCATCCTGCAGGAGCTGGAACGGTGA
- the ftsZ gene encoding cell division protein FtsZ: METTSALRLKLDEEARMGARIKVVGVGGGGGNAVNRMVQAGLDGVEFVVANTDLQALKMNAAPSKLQIGAKLTKGLGAGADPNVGRQAALEDTDKIIETLDGADMVFVTTGLGGGTGTGAAPVIASLASELGALTIAVVTKPFRFEGARRQKQAERGLSELRECVDTVITIPNERLLATIARTTAMTDAFATADDVLRQAIQGISDLILVPGMINLDFADVKTIMAGMGLAIMGTGVAEGENRTVAAANAAISSPLLEDASVKGARGVIINVTGGPDLSLIEVSEASAIIQEAAHEDANIIFGAVVDPKMQGRVKITVIATGFDRPGLSASAHPSHAETPVDLTAYAAWRLDSVAEKVAAAGGSLAPRLTLSRRPAVDLPLMARAEPLPEGPGAEFEPASPLDVPAFLRRQTD, encoded by the coding sequence ATGGAGACTACTTCAGCGCTGCGTTTGAAGCTGGACGAGGAGGCACGGATGGGGGCTCGCATCAAGGTGGTGGGCGTCGGCGGCGGCGGGGGGAATGCCGTCAACCGGATGGTGCAGGCCGGGCTCGACGGCGTCGAGTTTGTCGTCGCCAACACCGACCTGCAGGCCCTGAAGATGAACGCCGCGCCGTCGAAGCTGCAGATCGGCGCGAAGCTGACCAAGGGGCTTGGCGCCGGCGCGGACCCGAACGTCGGCCGGCAGGCCGCGCTCGAAGACACGGACAAGATCATCGAGACGCTCGACGGCGCCGACATGGTCTTCGTGACCACAGGCCTCGGCGGCGGGACGGGGACCGGCGCCGCGCCGGTCATCGCGAGCCTCGCCAGCGAGCTTGGCGCCCTCACGATCGCCGTCGTCACCAAGCCATTCCGGTTCGAAGGGGCGCGCCGCCAGAAGCAGGCCGAGCGCGGCCTGTCCGAACTGCGCGAATGCGTCGACACCGTTATCACGATCCCCAACGAGCGGCTGCTGGCGACGATCGCGCGCACGACGGCCATGACCGACGCGTTCGCGACCGCAGACGATGTGCTGAGACAGGCGATCCAGGGCATCTCGGACCTGATCCTCGTGCCCGGCATGATCAATCTCGACTTCGCCGACGTGAAGACCATCATGGCCGGCATGGGCCTCGCCATCATGGGCACCGGCGTGGCGGAAGGGGAGAACCGGACGGTGGCCGCCGCCAACGCCGCCATCTCCAGCCCGTTGCTCGAAGATGCGTCCGTCAAGGGGGCGCGCGGCGTGATCATCAACGTCACCGGCGGCCCCGACCTGTCGCTCATCGAGGTGAGCGAGGCGTCGGCCATCATCCAGGAAGCCGCGCACGAGGACGCAAACATCATCTTCGGCGCGGTGGTCGATCCGAAGATGCAGGGGCGAGTGAAGATCACGGTGATCGCGACCGGCTTCGACCGTCCGGGGCTGTCCGCCTCGGCGCACCCGTCGCACGCGGAAACACCGGTGGACCTCACCGCCTACGCGGCGTGGCGGCTGGACTCCGTGGCGGAGAAGGTGGCGGCAGCCGGTGGCAGCCTCGCCCCTCGCCTCACGCTGTCACGGCGCCCGGCGGTTGATCTGCCGCTGATGGCGCGCGCCGAGCCGCTGCCGGAGGGACCGGGCGCGGAGTTCGAGCCCGCCTCGCCGCTCGACGTGCCGGCGTTCCTTCGGCGGCAAACCGACTAG
- the murG gene encoding undecaprenyldiphospho-muramoylpentapeptide beta-N-acetylglucosaminyltransferase, with product MSGRRVRVLFAGGGTGGHLFPGIAVAREILAREPDADIAFVGTARGIETRAVPKEGFQLDVIRSAGLKGKSIAALARGVSLLPASAWDAWRVLSARRPDVVIGVGGYSSGPVVALAAARGIPTMVLEQNAVPGMTNRLLARVVRAAAVTYDATLPYFGARGFVSGNPVRPEFVARAADSAPAGARRGDHGAEARVLIFGGSQGAHAINVAMVEAAAELAAHARRLSITHQTGERDLEFVRDGYRRAGVTARVEPFIFEMEREMTDADLVVCRAGATTLAELTAAGRPAILIPLPTATDDHQRKNARVLAEAGAAEVIDERGLTGAILARRLLALVDDEPRRARIAAAARQFAKPEAARKIAQKALALAGGGR from the coding sequence GTGAGCGGCAGGCGGGTGCGGGTTCTGTTCGCCGGCGGCGGCACCGGCGGGCATCTGTTTCCGGGAATCGCCGTGGCGCGCGAGATTCTCGCGCGCGAGCCGGATGCGGACATCGCTTTCGTGGGCACCGCGCGCGGCATCGAGACGCGTGCCGTGCCGAAGGAAGGATTTCAGCTGGACGTGATCAGGAGCGCGGGGCTGAAAGGCAAGTCGATCGCGGCGCTGGCCCGGGGTGTCTCGCTCCTGCCTGCCAGCGCGTGGGACGCCTGGCGCGTCCTTTCCGCCCGCCGTCCGGACGTGGTGATCGGTGTCGGTGGCTACAGCTCGGGCCCGGTCGTGGCGCTCGCGGCCGCCCGCGGCATCCCGACGATGGTGCTCGAGCAGAACGCCGTGCCCGGGATGACCAATCGCCTCCTCGCGCGGGTGGTCCGCGCCGCGGCGGTCACGTATGACGCGACGCTGCCGTACTTCGGCGCGCGCGGGTTCGTCAGTGGCAATCCCGTCCGTCCCGAGTTCGTCGCGCGCGCCGCGGATTCCGCACCGGCCGGCGCGCGACGCGGTGACCACGGTGCGGAAGCGAGGGTCCTGATCTTTGGCGGCTCCCAGGGCGCGCACGCGATCAACGTCGCGATGGTGGAGGCGGCGGCCGAGCTGGCAGCTCATGCTCGCCGCCTATCGATCACGCATCAGACAGGAGAACGGGATCTGGAATTCGTCCGGGATGGGTACCGGCGGGCCGGCGTCACGGCGCGCGTGGAGCCTTTCATCTTCGAAATGGAACGGGAGATGACGGACGCGGACCTCGTCGTCTGCCGCGCGGGCGCGACCACGCTCGCGGAACTGACGGCAGCCGGACGTCCGGCGATCCTGATACCGCTTCCGACCGCGACCGACGACCACCAGCGGAAGAACGCGCGGGTGCTCGCGGAGGCAGGCGCGGCGGAAGTGATCGACGAGCGCGGGCTGACGGGGGCCATCCTGGCCCGCCGCCTGCTCGCGCTCGTTGACGATGAGCCGCGGCGGGCGCGGATCGCCGCCGCGGCACGGCAGTTCGCGAAACCGGAGGCCGCGCGAAAGATCGCGCAAAAGGCGCTGGCTCTCGCGGGCGGGGGGCGCTGA
- the ftsA gene encoding cell division protein FtsA: MARRERYLVGLDVGTSKVTAIVGEVTDDGGLDIIGLGLADARGIRRGVVVNLEAAVESIKRAIDEAELTAGIEIDSVYLALSGAHVKAFNSRGVVAVAGKNREITREDVRRAIDAAKAVSLPSGREILHVLPQDFVVDEQDGIGAPVGMTGARLEVNVHVVTGSVSSTQNIVACVNRAGVEVTETVLEQLAAAESVLTQDERDLGVALVDIGGGTADFAIFERGSIWHTGVIAIGGDHFTNDIAVGLRTPIPDAERIKRRCGCALSSMVAEDETMEVASVGGRKPRLMARRILSEILQPRAEEIFHLLWDEIGRAGYEKSLNSGIVLTGGGALLEGMAEIAEQIFDLPLRRGHPTGVGGLADHVNNPAFATSVGLVMYAHRNYAGEPARPAGAGAFGRVAGRLRTLFKEFF; the protein is encoded by the coding sequence ATGGCGCGGAGAGAGCGGTATCTGGTTGGGCTCGACGTCGGCACCTCCAAGGTGACCGCCATCGTTGGCGAGGTCACCGATGATGGGGGGCTGGACATCATCGGGCTGGGGCTGGCGGACGCCCGCGGCATCCGCCGCGGCGTGGTCGTCAACCTGGAAGCGGCTGTCGAGTCGATCAAACGCGCCATCGACGAGGCCGAGCTGACCGCGGGGATCGAGATCGATTCGGTCTACCTGGCGCTCTCCGGCGCCCACGTGAAAGCCTTCAACAGCCGCGGCGTCGTCGCGGTGGCCGGAAAGAACCGCGAGATCACCCGCGAAGACGTCCGACGGGCGATCGATGCGGCAAAGGCCGTCTCGCTCCCGAGCGGGCGCGAAATTCTCCACGTCCTCCCGCAGGACTTCGTCGTCGACGAGCAGGACGGCATCGGCGCGCCCGTCGGGATGACCGGCGCGCGGCTGGAAGTGAACGTCCACGTCGTGACCGGCAGCGTGTCGTCCACGCAGAACATCGTCGCGTGCGTGAACCGCGCGGGCGTGGAGGTGACCGAGACCGTGCTCGAGCAGCTCGCGGCGGCCGAGTCCGTCCTCACGCAGGACGAGCGCGACCTCGGCGTCGCGCTCGTGGACATCGGCGGCGGAACCGCGGATTTCGCCATCTTCGAGCGCGGCAGCATCTGGCACACCGGCGTCATCGCCATCGGGGGCGACCACTTCACCAACGACATCGCGGTCGGGCTGCGCACGCCGATTCCCGATGCGGAGCGCATCAAGCGGCGCTGCGGCTGCGCCCTCTCGTCGATGGTCGCCGAGGACGAGACGATGGAGGTCGCGAGCGTCGGCGGCCGGAAGCCGCGCCTGATGGCTCGCCGCATCCTGTCCGAGATCCTGCAGCCGCGCGCCGAAGAAATCTTCCACCTGTTGTGGGACGAGATCGGGCGCGCCGGCTACGAGAAGTCACTCAACTCCGGCATCGTGCTCACGGGCGGCGGCGCGCTGCTCGAGGGCATGGCCGAGATCGCCGAGCAGATCTTCGACCTTCCCCTGCGGCGGGGCCACCCGACGGGCGTGGGAGGGCTGGCGGACCACGTGAACAACCCGGCCTTCGCGACCTCGGTCGGGCTGGTGATGTACGCCCACCGCAATTACGCCGGCGAGCCGGCGCGACCGGCGGGCGCGGGGGCATTTGGGCGCGTGGCCGGCCGGCTGCGCACGCTCTTCAAGGAGTTCTTCTGA
- a CDS encoding FtsQ-type POTRA domain-containing protein, which produces MSVAAPADKRFRRPSVRPSQRRGVTRLLRWPVLRGALAAMLVAYGGYQAMALVTGAGLFRVTRVTVRGNARLSTGEVLALVPGLRNESVLTANLSGYRGRLVDSPWVADAALRRVLPGTIEITVRERSPMGLCRLLDQLYLVDGTGAIIDEFGPQYADFDLPIIDGLAGPPRHGEPSIDAARAELAARVMRALSTNTSLARRVSQIDVTDAHDAVVMLDGETALLHLGDTQFAERLQSYVELAPALHARVPTIDYVDLRFDERVYVRPARADVRGQVPEAR; this is translated from the coding sequence GTGAGCGTTGCCGCACCTGCCGACAAGCGGTTCCGCCGCCCGAGCGTGCGGCCGTCGCAGCGGCGCGGCGTGACACGCCTGCTGCGGTGGCCGGTGCTGCGCGGCGCGCTGGCGGCGATGCTCGTGGCGTACGGCGGCTACCAGGCCATGGCTCTCGTGACGGGCGCCGGGCTGTTCCGCGTCACGCGCGTCACGGTGCGCGGCAACGCGCGGTTGTCCACCGGCGAGGTGCTCGCGCTCGTGCCCGGCCTGCGGAACGAAAGCGTGCTGACGGCGAACCTGTCCGGTTACCGCGGGCGCCTGGTGGACTCTCCGTGGGTGGCCGACGCGGCGTTGCGGCGGGTGCTGCCGGGCACGATCGAGATCACCGTCCGGGAACGGTCGCCGATGGGCCTGTGCCGGCTGCTCGACCAGTTGTATCTCGTGGACGGCACGGGCGCCATCATCGACGAGTTCGGGCCGCAATACGCGGACTTCGATCTGCCGATCATCGACGGGCTCGCCGGTCCACCGCGGCACGGCGAGCCGTCGATCGACGCGGCCCGCGCCGAGCTGGCGGCGCGCGTGATGCGCGCGCTCTCGACAAACACGTCGCTGGCGCGGCGCGTGTCGCAGATCGACGTCACCGACGCGCACGACGCCGTGGTGATGCTCGATGGCGAGACCGCGCTGCTGCACCTCGGCGACACGCAGTTCGCCGAACGGCTGCAGTCGTACGTGGAGCTGGCGCCCGCGCTGCACGCGCGCGTGCCGACCATCGATTACGTGGACCTGCGATTCGATGAGCGGGTGTACGTGCGGCCCGCGCGGGCAGACGTCAGAGGCCAGGTACCAGAGGCCAGGTAA